In a genomic window of Rhizobium tumorigenes:
- a CDS encoding siderophore-interacting protein, with protein sequence MSVAQEFKLSGVAIPRDAAAMLDEICEHFVEHSTVERAGNLALLTSETGLVAIRLDDSRLLIELTCATEQALQLSCNNVAEHLVYFAGKEPFELSWSKPPAPGILPDLREVTVLSAEDVTPHMRRVKFSCEDIAPFSGGGMHVRVLLPPDGRMPVWPILLPDGRTGWPEGKDELAVRVYTIRAVDVARRELWIDFLQHATHGVAVPGAEFARNARPGQKLALLGPGGGGIPQASSMLLAGDATALPAIARIAAEVPANTRIQAIIEVEDAGEEQPLPTSGTLDVRWLHRKDGGSDAGNRFGDAVRAAISTVEAQTYVWVACERDEMRPIRALLKQSHERKLTYAAWYWEKAKPDGANQP encoded by the coding sequence ATGAGTGTGGCGCAGGAATTCAAATTGAGCGGCGTCGCAATTCCACGTGATGCCGCGGCCATGCTGGATGAGATCTGCGAGCATTTCGTCGAGCACTCCACCGTCGAGAGGGCGGGCAATCTGGCGCTGCTGACGAGCGAAACGGGACTTGTCGCCATCCGCCTCGACGACAGCCGCCTGCTCATAGAACTCACCTGCGCGACCGAACAGGCGCTGCAGTTGAGCTGCAACAACGTTGCAGAGCATCTCGTCTACTTCGCCGGTAAAGAACCTTTCGAGCTTAGCTGGTCGAAGCCACCCGCTCCCGGCATTCTCCCCGATCTGCGCGAAGTGACCGTGCTGTCCGCAGAGGATGTCACGCCGCATATGCGAAGGGTCAAATTCAGCTGCGAGGATATCGCGCCGTTCAGCGGTGGCGGCATGCATGTGCGTGTTCTGCTGCCGCCGGACGGACGCATGCCGGTCTGGCCTATCCTGCTGCCGGACGGCAGGACGGGCTGGCCCGAGGGGAAAGACGAACTCGCGGTGCGCGTCTATACGATCCGCGCCGTCGACGTCGCACGCCGCGAACTATGGATCGATTTTCTCCAGCATGCCACGCACGGTGTCGCGGTGCCCGGTGCCGAATTTGCGCGCAACGCGAGACCGGGGCAAAAGCTGGCACTTCTAGGTCCCGGCGGCGGTGGTATTCCGCAGGCGTCGTCCATGCTCCTCGCAGGCGATGCGACGGCGCTTCCAGCCATCGCCCGGATCGCGGCAGAGGTGCCGGCCAATACCCGCATACAGGCGATCATCGAGGTGGAGGATGCAGGAGAGGAGCAACCCTTGCCGACATCGGGAACTCTGGATGTCCGCTGGCTCCATCGGAAGGATGGCGGGAGCGATGCCGGCAATCGGTTCGGCGACGCAGTCAGGGCTGCAATCAGCACTGTGGAGGCGCAGACCTATGTCTGGGTGGCCTGCGAGAGAGACGAGATGCGACCCATTCGCGCGCTTCTGAAGCAAAGCCATGAACGCAAGCTTACCTATGCGGCGTGGTATTGGGAGAAGGCAAAGCCTGACGGCGCAAACCAGCCGTGA
- a CDS encoding DeoR/GlpR family DNA-binding transcription regulator, with amino-acid sequence MFLTDRQTEIVALAKSTGRVLVDDLATRFNVTPQTIRKDLNDLCDGQMLTRMHGGASLPSGTANVRYEQRRQIASAEKQSIGAAAAQLIPNNASLFINIGTTTEAVSEALIAHHELMVITNNINVANRLRLYSAIEVVVAGGVVRASDGGIVGEAAVDFIRQFKVDYAVIGASAIDSDGALLDYDFREVKVAQAIIANARHVILVADSTKFERTAPVRIGQLSQVQTLITDHCSVEAIRTICHDSNVALIETSKAS; translated from the coding sequence ATGTTTTTGACAGATCGCCAGACCGAGATCGTTGCTCTTGCCAAATCGACGGGGCGTGTTCTCGTCGACGATCTCGCGACGCGTTTCAATGTGACGCCGCAAACCATACGCAAGGATCTCAACGATCTCTGCGACGGGCAGATGCTGACGCGCATGCACGGCGGCGCCAGCCTGCCCAGCGGTACAGCGAATGTGCGCTACGAACAGCGGCGCCAGATAGCCTCGGCCGAGAAGCAGTCGATCGGCGCGGCGGCTGCCCAGCTCATTCCCAACAACGCGTCGCTGTTCATCAATATCGGCACGACGACCGAGGCCGTGAGCGAGGCCTTGATCGCCCATCACGAACTCATGGTGATCACTAACAACATCAATGTTGCCAATAGGTTGCGTCTATATTCGGCAATCGAAGTCGTGGTTGCGGGTGGCGTCGTGCGCGCCTCGGACGGCGGCATCGTCGGGGAAGCCGCCGTCGATTTCATCCGGCAATTCAAGGTAGACTACGCGGTTATCGGCGCCTCCGCCATCGATTCCGACGGCGCCCTTCTCGACTACGATTTTCGCGAGGTGAAGGTCGCGCAGGCGATTATCGCCAATGCCCGCCACGTCATTCTGGTGGCGGACTCCACCAAATTCGAGCGGACGGCGCCGGTGCGGATCGGCCAGTTGTCGCAGGTTCAGACATTGATCACCGACCACTGTTCCGTGGAGGCCATCCGAACGATCTGCCACGACAGCAACGTCGCCCTGATCGAGACTTCCAAAGCAAGCTGA
- the glpD gene encoding glycerol-3-phosphate dehydrogenase, whose translation MFDLFVIGGGINGCGIARDAAGRGYKVALAEMNDFASGTSSGSTKLIHGGLRYLEHYEFRLVRESLMEREVLWAMAPHIIWPMRFVLPYQKGGIRPAWLIRLGLFLYDHIGGRKLLPATSVVDMRKDPAGKPLKSLFSKAFEYSDGWVDDARLVVLNARDAADRGAQIMPRTRVRSARWEKDAWFIETQDMATGRIDSFQARMLVNAAGPWVDQVLSSAFGNNQVHNVRLVQGSHIVVRKKFDDPRAYFFQNPDNRIIFAIPYEQDFTLIGTTDQDFEGDPKDIRITQREVDYLCSAASEYFAEPVTPDDIVWSYSGVRPLFDDGASKAQEATRDYVLKREELPGGGELLNIFGGKLTTYRRLAEHALEKIGEAIGVKGKVWTAGSSLPGGAFAATGYESEVAKLKGAYPFLADRHARRLVRLYGTNAAPLLGKAESASDLGRHFGDDLFECEVRWLIDEEWARHAEDVLWRRTKKGLYLSKDQAAELETFIAGVIAH comes from the coding sequence ATGTTCGATCTTTTTGTCATTGGCGGCGGCATCAACGGCTGCGGCATTGCGCGCGACGCGGCCGGCCGTGGCTATAAGGTCGCGCTTGCGGAAATGAACGATTTCGCCTCAGGCACGTCTTCCGGATCGACGAAGCTCATCCACGGTGGTCTGCGCTATCTCGAACACTACGAATTCCGGCTGGTTCGCGAATCGCTGATGGAGCGGGAGGTGCTGTGGGCCATGGCGCCGCATATTATCTGGCCGATGCGCTTCGTCCTGCCCTACCAGAAGGGCGGCATCCGCCCGGCTTGGCTCATTCGCCTCGGGCTCTTCCTCTACGACCATATCGGCGGCCGAAAGCTGCTTCCGGCCACGTCCGTTGTCGACATGCGCAAGGATCCGGCAGGCAAACCGTTGAAATCGCTCTTTAGCAAAGCCTTTGAGTATTCCGACGGATGGGTCGACGATGCGCGGCTTGTCGTCCTCAACGCCCGGGATGCGGCCGATCGCGGCGCCCAGATCATGCCCCGGACCCGCGTGCGGTCGGCGCGCTGGGAAAAGGATGCGTGGTTCATCGAGACGCAGGACATGGCGACGGGCCGGATCGATAGCTTCCAGGCCCGCATGCTTGTCAACGCGGCGGGCCCCTGGGTCGATCAGGTGCTGTCCAGCGCATTCGGCAATAACCAGGTTCACAATGTGCGGCTGGTCCAGGGCAGCCACATCGTCGTCAGGAAGAAGTTCGACGATCCACGCGCCTATTTCTTCCAGAATCCTGACAATCGCATCATCTTCGCCATCCCCTACGAGCAGGACTTTACCCTCATCGGCACGACCGACCAGGATTTCGAGGGCGATCCGAAGGATATCCGCATCACGCAGCGCGAGGTCGACTATCTCTGCAGCGCCGCCAGCGAATATTTCGCCGAGCCGGTCACGCCTGATGACATCGTCTGGTCCTATTCCGGGGTTCGTCCGCTGTTCGACGACGGCGCCTCGAAGGCGCAGGAAGCGACACGGGACTATGTCCTGAAGCGCGAGGAACTGCCCGGTGGTGGTGAACTGCTCAACATCTTCGGTGGCAAGCTTACCACCTACAGGCGCCTTGCAGAGCACGCGCTGGAGAAGATTGGCGAGGCTATCGGTGTGAAGGGCAAGGTCTGGACGGCCGGCAGCAGCCTGCCCGGCGGTGCGTTTGCCGCGACGGGCTATGAAAGCGAAGTTGCCAAGCTCAAGGGCGCCTACCCGTTCCTTGCCGACCGCCACGCCCGACGGCTTGTCCGGCTCTACGGCACGAACGCGGCGCCGCTGCTCGGCAAGGCCGAAAGCGCGTCCGATCTCGGCCGTCATTTCGGCGACGACCTTTTCGAATGCGAGGTCAGGTGGCTGATCGACGAGGAATGGGCGAGGCACGCGGAGGACGTGCTTTGGCGCCGGACCAAAAAGGGACTGTATCTGTCGAAGGATCAGGCCGCAGAACTTGAGACTTTTATCGCCGGGGTGATTGCGCACTAG
- a CDS encoding ABC transporter ATP-binding protein, with translation MLELRNVAKMAGSEYHIHPSNLVLQGGTLNVLLGPTLSGKTSMMRLMAGLDKPTSGTVHFDGIDVTGLPVQKRSVAMVYQQFINYPAMTVYENIASPMRIAGKDKQTVDREVRKAAELMKLTPYLDRLPLNLSGGQQQRTALARAIVKNARLVLLDEPLANLDYKLREELREELPRLFAASGSIFVYATTEPSEALLLGGNTASLSEGRISQFGPTIDVYRNPADLVTARTFADPPLNTIALVRAGNALQRDGETILQLPDHLASVPEGPCVIAFQPHHLSVGRRHETSAALKARVIISEIAGSESFIHVEAAGSRWVMLEHGIHDIDPDTIVDLFVDTRHLMAFDTVGHSIARAANG, from the coding sequence ATGCTGGAATTGCGAAATGTGGCCAAGATGGCGGGCAGCGAATATCATATTCACCCTTCCAACCTTGTCCTTCAGGGAGGTACACTGAACGTCCTGCTGGGTCCGACCTTATCCGGCAAGACGTCTATGATGCGGCTGATGGCCGGGCTGGACAAGCCAACCTCGGGAACGGTTCACTTCGATGGCATCGACGTTACCGGCCTGCCGGTGCAGAAGCGCTCGGTCGCCATGGTCTATCAGCAGTTCATCAATTATCCGGCGATGACGGTCTACGAGAATATCGCATCGCCAATGCGGATTGCCGGCAAGGATAAGCAGACGGTGGATCGCGAGGTCCGCAAGGCCGCCGAGCTCATGAAGCTGACGCCCTATCTCGACCGCCTGCCGCTCAACCTCTCCGGTGGCCAGCAGCAGCGCACGGCGCTGGCGCGTGCCATCGTCAAGAACGCCCGCCTCGTTCTGCTCGACGAGCCGCTCGCCAATCTAGATTACAAGCTCCGCGAGGAGTTGCGCGAGGAACTGCCGCGCCTGTTTGCGGCCTCGGGATCGATCTTCGTTTATGCCACGACCGAACCGTCCGAGGCCCTGCTGCTCGGCGGCAACACCGCGTCGCTCAGCGAAGGGCGTATCAGCCAGTTCGGTCCGACCATAGACGTCTATCGCAATCCCGCCGATCTCGTCACCGCCCGGACCTTCGCCGATCCGCCACTGAACACGATCGCACTGGTGCGCGCCGGCAATGCGCTGCAGCGCGACGGAGAAACGATCCTGCAGCTGCCGGACCACCTCGCCAGCGTGCCGGAAGGTCCGTGCGTCATAGCCTTCCAGCCTCACCATCTGTCCGTCGGAAGGCGGCACGAAACTTCGGCAGCCCTCAAGGCCCGGGTGATCATCTCCGAAATCGCCGGGTCCGAAAGCTTTATCCACGTGGAGGCGGCAGGCTCGCGCTGGGTGATGCTGGAACATGGCATCCACGATATCGATCCCGACACCATCGTCGACCTGTTCGTCGATACCCGCCACCTGATGGCCTTCGATACCGTGGGGCACTCGATTGCCCGCGCGGCGAACGGATAG
- a CDS encoding ABC transporter ATP-binding protein: MARITLDHIRHAYAPNPTADKDYALREVHHEWRDGGAYALLGPSGCGKTTLLNIISGLLRPSHGRILFDGRDVTDLPTQERNIAQVFQFPVVYDTMTVYDNLAFPLRNRGMVEADVDRRVRETLDMIDLASWANRKASGLTADQKQKISLGRGLVRNDVSAILFDEPLTVIDPHMKWQLRSQLKLLHKQFGYTMVYVTHDQTEALTFADKVVVMYDGQIVQIGTPAELFERPSHTFVGYFIGSPGMNVMAARVEGSSVHVGDQTLALGYAPDTGKAVKTELGIRPEFIRIARDGMPVTISKVEDIGRQKIVRAEFSGQPIAIIVPEDGEIPSEPRITFDPAAISIYADSWRVGREERA, from the coding sequence ATGGCACGCATCACGCTCGATCACATCCGCCATGCCTATGCGCCGAACCCGACGGCAGACAAGGATTATGCGCTCCGCGAAGTCCACCACGAGTGGCGCGACGGCGGCGCCTATGCGCTGCTGGGGCCTTCCGGTTGCGGCAAGACGACCTTGCTCAACATCATCTCGGGCCTGCTGCGCCCTTCGCACGGCCGCATCCTCTTCGACGGTCGCGATGTCACCGACCTGCCGACGCAGGAGCGCAACATTGCCCAGGTCTTCCAGTTTCCGGTCGTCTACGACACCATGACGGTCTACGACAACCTGGCATTTCCGCTGCGCAACAGGGGCATGGTGGAAGCAGATGTAGACCGCCGGGTGCGCGAGACGCTCGACATGATAGATCTTGCGAGCTGGGCGAACCGCAAGGCGAGCGGTCTTACCGCCGATCAGAAGCAGAAAATCTCCCTCGGCCGTGGTCTCGTGCGCAACGACGTCAGCGCGATCCTGTTCGACGAGCCGCTGACGGTCATCGATCCGCATATGAAATGGCAGCTTCGGTCGCAACTGAAGCTGCTGCACAAGCAGTTCGGCTACACCATGGTCTATGTGACCCATGACCAGACGGAGGCGCTCACCTTCGCAGACAAGGTCGTCGTCATGTACGACGGACAGATCGTCCAGATCGGGACGCCGGCCGAGCTGTTCGAGCGGCCAAGCCACACTTTCGTCGGCTATTTCATCGGCTCGCCGGGCATGAACGTCATGGCGGCGCGCGTCGAAGGCAGCTCCGTGCATGTCGGCGACCAGACCCTGGCGCTCGGCTATGCGCCCGACACCGGCAAGGCCGTGAAGACAGAGCTCGGTATTCGCCCTGAATTCATCCGCATCGCCCGCGACGGCATGCCGGTGACGATCAGCAAGGTCGAGGATATCGGCCGCCAGAAAATCGTACGCGCAGAGTTTTCGGGCCAGCCGATTGCCATCATCGTCCCCGAAGACGGCGAGATCCCATCCGAGCCGCGGATCACCTTCGATCCCGCCGCCATCAGTATCTACGCCGATTCCTGGCGTGTCGGCCGTGAGGAACGGGCATGA
- a CDS encoding carbohydrate ABC transporter permease, which yields MNKPWNNKAWFLVMPVLVLVAFSAVIPLMTVVNYSVQDTFGNNQFFWAGTDWFVQTLKSDRFWSALERNLVFSFIILALEIPLGIFIALNMPKKGLGVPVCLVLMALPLLIPWNVVGTIWQVFGRGDIGLLGHTLNSMGIDYNYVRNPLDAWLTVIVMDVWHWTSLVVLLCYAGLVSIPDAFYQAAKIDGASGMAVFRYIQLPKMKRVLTIAILLRFMDSFMIYTEPFVVTGGGPGNSTTFLSIDLVKTALGQFDLGPAAAMSIIYFLIILLLSWVFYTVMTSYDAET from the coding sequence ATGAACAAGCCATGGAACAACAAGGCCTGGTTCCTCGTCATGCCGGTGCTGGTGCTGGTGGCCTTTTCGGCGGTGATCCCGCTGATGACGGTGGTCAATTATTCGGTCCAGGACACGTTCGGGAACAACCAGTTCTTCTGGGCCGGTACCGACTGGTTCGTCCAGACGCTGAAATCCGACCGCTTCTGGTCGGCGCTGGAACGCAACCTTGTGTTCTCTTTCATCATCCTCGCGCTCGAAATTCCGCTCGGGATATTCATCGCGCTGAACATGCCGAAAAAGGGGCTCGGCGTCCCCGTCTGCCTGGTGCTGATGGCGCTACCGCTGCTCATTCCCTGGAACGTGGTCGGAACGATCTGGCAGGTGTTCGGACGCGGCGATATCGGGTTGCTTGGGCATACGCTGAACTCCATGGGCATCGACTACAACTACGTGCGCAATCCGCTCGATGCCTGGCTCACCGTCATCGTCATGGATGTCTGGCACTGGACGAGCCTCGTGGTGCTGCTGTGCTATGCCGGACTGGTGTCAATTCCGGATGCTTTTTACCAAGCCGCCAAGATCGACGGCGCGTCCGGCATGGCGGTATTCCGCTACATCCAGTTGCCGAAAATGAAGCGGGTGCTGACCATCGCCATCCTGCTGCGCTTCATGGACAGCTTCATGATCTACACCGAGCCTTTCGTCGTCACCGGCGGCGGACCTGGCAACTCGACCACGTTCCTGTCGATCGATTTGGTGAAGACCGCGCTCGGACAGTTCGATCTCGGCCCGGCTGCGGCCATGTCGATCATCTACTTCCTGATCATCCTGCTGCTCTCATGGGTTTTCTACACCGTGATGACCAGCTACGACGCGGAGACCTGA
- a CDS encoding carbohydrate ABC transporter permease codes for MAIAHAPSANPVLKAEGSRFGFLIPTIYILCLLLPIYWLVNMSFKTNEEIVSSMTLYPHAPTLHNYVIIFTDSAWYSGYINSIIYVVMNMVISVSAALPAAYAFSRYRFLGDKHLFFWLLTNRMAPPAVFALPFFQLYSAFGLIDTHIAVALAHCLFNVPLAVWILEGFMSGVPKEIDEMSYIDGYSFPRFFVKIFIPLIASGIGVAAFFCFMFSWVELLLARTLTTTDAKPIAATMTRTVSAAGMDWGLLAAAGVLTLIPGALVIYFVRNYIAKGFALGRV; via the coding sequence ATGGCTATCGCTCACGCTCCATCCGCCAATCCGGTCCTCAAGGCAGAGGGATCGCGCTTCGGCTTCCTGATCCCGACGATCTATATTCTGTGCCTGCTGCTGCCGATCTACTGGCTGGTCAATATGAGCTTCAAGACCAACGAGGAAATCGTTTCCTCGATGACGCTCTATCCCCACGCCCCGACGCTGCACAACTATGTCATCATCTTTACCGACAGTGCCTGGTATTCCGGCTACATCAACTCGATCATCTATGTGGTCATGAACATGGTGATCTCGGTTTCTGCTGCGCTGCCGGCCGCCTATGCCTTCTCACGCTACCGCTTCCTCGGCGACAAACACCTGTTCTTCTGGCTGCTGACCAACCGCATGGCACCGCCAGCGGTCTTTGCCCTGCCGTTCTTCCAGCTCTACTCGGCCTTCGGACTGATCGATACGCACATCGCCGTCGCTCTCGCCCACTGCCTCTTCAACGTGCCGCTGGCGGTGTGGATTCTCGAGGGTTTCATGTCCGGTGTGCCGAAGGAGATCGATGAGATGTCCTATATCGATGGCTATTCCTTCCCGCGTTTCTTCGTGAAGATCTTTATTCCGCTGATCGCCAGCGGCATCGGGGTGGCGGCGTTCTTCTGCTTCATGTTCTCCTGGGTTGAGTTGCTACTCGCCCGGACGCTGACGACGACCGACGCCAAGCCGATAGCGGCAACGATGACCAGAACCGTCTCGGCTGCCGGTATGGACTGGGGACTGCTCGCGGCGGCAGGCGTGCTGACGCTGATCCCCGGTGCGCTCGTTATCTACTTCGTTCGAAACTACATCGCCAAGGGCTTTGCCCTCGGGAGGGTATGA
- a CDS encoding DUF2160 domain-containing protein, which yields MNLDFSWMAWTPPTIIFFVVIFALLLGMGLWEYVSPGGNPRVGILHFETTRGDRFFVSLLGSAFIHLAWLGLVGPNLWWALALSVAYAVGVFRFV from the coding sequence ATGAACCTCGATTTCAGCTGGATGGCATGGACGCCGCCGACGATCATTTTCTTCGTGGTGATATTCGCCCTGCTGCTGGGCATGGGGCTTTGGGAATATGTCTCGCCGGGCGGGAATCCGCGCGTTGGCATCCTGCATTTCGAAACGACCCGCGGCGATCGGTTCTTCGTGTCGCTGCTCGGTTCCGCATTCATTCATCTCGCATGGCTGGGTCTTGTCGGACCCAACCTGTGGTGGGCTCTTGCTCTCTCCGTTGCCTACGCCGTCGGCGTATTCCGCTTCGTCTGA
- a CDS encoding ABC transporter substrate-binding protein: MRTHLLTTTAALLLAVTGTAYAGMEEAKTFLGKEIGDMSTLSPAEQEKEMQWFVDAAKPFKGMEIKVVSESLTTHQYESQVLAPAFTAITGIKVTHDVIQEGDVVEKIQTQMQTGQNLYDGWVNDSDLIGTHWRYQQVRNLTDWMAGEGKDVTNPGLDLKDFIGTSFTTAPDKKLYQLPDQQFANLYWFRYDWFNDAKNKADFKAKYGYELGVPVNWSAYEDIAEFFTGRDVGGKKVFGHMDYGKKDPSLGWRFTDAWLSMAGNGDKGLPNGLPVDEWGIKVDDKSRPVGSCVARGGDTNGPAAVYSIQKYLDWIKAYAPQESQGMTFSESGPVPAQGNIAQQIFWYTAFTADMVKPGLPVMNDDGTPKWRMAPSPHGVYWKNGMKLGYQDVGSWTLMKSTPTDRAKAAWLYAQFVTSKTVDVKKSHVGLTFIRESTIRDKSFTERAPKLGGLIEFYRSPARVQWSPTGTNVPDYPKLAQLWWQAIGDAASGAKTAQASMDSLCEAQEKVMERIERSKVQGDIGPKLAEEHDLAYWNKDAVSKGNLAPQLKIAEEKEKPQTVNYDELVKSWQSK, translated from the coding sequence ATGCGAACGCATCTACTGACGACAACGGCAGCCTTGTTGCTGGCCGTGACTGGGACTGCCTATGCGGGAATGGAGGAGGCAAAGACCTTTCTCGGCAAGGAAATCGGCGACATGTCGACGCTGTCGCCGGCAGAGCAGGAAAAGGAAATGCAGTGGTTCGTGGACGCTGCCAAGCCTTTCAAAGGCATGGAAATCAAGGTCGTCTCGGAATCCCTGACCACCCACCAGTATGAATCGCAGGTGCTGGCACCGGCCTTTACCGCCATCACCGGCATCAAGGTCACCCACGACGTCATCCAGGAAGGCGACGTCGTCGAAAAGATCCAGACGCAGATGCAGACCGGCCAGAACCTCTATGACGGCTGGGTCAACGACTCCGACCTGATCGGCACCCACTGGCGCTACCAGCAGGTCCGCAACCTGACCGACTGGATGGCCGGCGAAGGCAAGGACGTGACCAATCCCGGTCTCGATCTCAAGGACTTCATCGGTACGTCCTTCACCACAGCTCCGGACAAGAAGCTCTACCAACTTCCCGACCAGCAGTTCGCCAACCTCTACTGGTTCCGGTACGATTGGTTCAACGACGCGAAGAACAAGGCCGATTTCAAGGCCAAATACGGTTACGAGCTCGGGGTGCCGGTCAACTGGTCGGCCTATGAGGATATTGCCGAATTCTTCACCGGCCGCGATGTCGGTGGCAAGAAGGTCTTCGGCCATATGGACTACGGCAAGAAGGACCCGTCGCTCGGCTGGCGCTTCACCGACGCCTGGCTTTCCATGGCCGGAAACGGCGACAAGGGGTTGCCGAACGGCCTTCCCGTCGACGAATGGGGCATCAAGGTCGACGACAAATCCCGTCCGGTCGGCTCCTGCGTTGCGCGCGGTGGCGACACCAACGGACCTGCAGCCGTCTACTCGATCCAGAAATATCTGGATTGGATCAAGGCCTATGCTCCCCAGGAATCGCAGGGCATGACCTTCTCCGAATCCGGCCCCGTGCCGGCACAGGGGAATATCGCCCAGCAGATCTTCTGGTACACGGCGTTCACTGCCGACATGGTCAAGCCCGGCCTGCCGGTCATGAACGACGACGGCACGCCGAAATGGCGCATGGCTCCAAGCCCGCATGGCGTCTACTGGAAGAACGGCATGAAGCTCGGCTACCAGGACGTCGGATCTTGGACGCTGATGAAATCGACACCGACCGACCGCGCCAAGGCCGCCTGGCTCTACGCGCAGTTCGTCACTTCGAAGACGGTCGACGTCAAGAAGAGCCATGTCGGCCTGACCTTCATCCGCGAGTCGACCATCCGCGACAAGAGCTTCACCGAGCGCGCACCGAAGCTTGGCGGCCTGATCGAGTTCTATCGCTCGCCCGCCCGCGTGCAATGGTCGCCAACAGGCACCAACGTCCCGGATTATCCGAAACTTGCCCAGCTCTGGTGGCAGGCTATCGGCGATGCGGCATCCGGTGCCAAGACGGCGCAGGCGTCCATGGATTCGCTTTGCGAAGCCCAGGAAAAGGTCATGGAGCGCATCGAGCGGTCCAAGGTCCAGGGCGATATTGGCCCCAAACTCGCCGAAGAGCATGATCTGGCCTACTGGAACAAGGATGCCGTCTCCAAGGGCAACCTTGCACCTCAGCTGAAGATTGCCGAGGAGAAGGAAAAGCCGCAGACCGTAAACTACGACGAGCTGGTGAAGAGCTGGCAGTCCAAGTAA
- the glpK gene encoding glycerol kinase GlpK translates to MSSYVLAIDQGTTSSRAIVFDGEMKMVASAQREITQSYPQPRWVEHDPQEIWQTVVDVVRESLENAKLEANDIAAIGITNQRETTVVWDRDTGAPLHPAIVWQDRRTAEICESLRADGYEKLFSAKTGLLLDPYFSGTKLRWLLENVDGLRDKAEAGSVCFGTIDSWLIYKLTGGKRHLTDATNACRTLLYNITENCWDDELLAILGIPPSLLPDVRDCADEFGETTPDLFGAAIPILGVAGDQQAATIGNACFAPGMMKSTYGTGCFALLNTGVERVNSSHRMLTTIAYRLDGVTTYALEGSIFIAGAAVQWLRDGLGIISKASEAGELADAADEEQQVYIVPAFTGLGAPYWDAEARGAIFGLTRNSGPAEIARAVLEAVAYQTMDLLFAMKRDWGGHDVETVLRVDGGMAASDWTMQRLADIISSSVDRAAILETTALGAAWLAGHKAKVWPDQKEFAERWNCDRRFEPSMSESNRQAKIAGWRDAVSRTLTGG, encoded by the coding sequence ATGAGCAGCTATGTTCTCGCAATCGACCAGGGAACGACATCGTCTCGGGCTATCGTTTTCGATGGAGAGATGAAAATGGTCGCCTCTGCGCAGCGGGAAATTACCCAGTCATATCCGCAGCCGCGCTGGGTCGAACACGATCCGCAGGAGATCTGGCAAACCGTGGTCGACGTCGTTCGCGAGTCTTTGGAGAATGCGAAGCTTGAGGCCAACGACATCGCCGCCATCGGCATAACCAACCAGCGCGAGACGACCGTCGTCTGGGACCGCGACACGGGTGCACCACTTCACCCGGCCATTGTCTGGCAGGACCGTCGCACGGCCGAAATCTGCGAAAGCCTCAGAGCGGACGGATACGAGAAGCTATTTTCCGCCAAGACCGGACTTCTGCTCGATCCGTATTTTTCCGGAACGAAATTGCGCTGGCTGCTCGAGAATGTCGATGGCTTGAGAGACAAGGCGGAGGCCGGCTCTGTCTGCTTCGGCACGATCGATAGCTGGCTGATCTACAAACTGACCGGCGGCAAGAGGCATCTGACCGATGCCACCAATGCATGCCGGACGTTGCTCTACAATATTACCGAAAACTGCTGGGACGACGAACTTCTCGCCATCCTGGGGATACCCCCTTCCCTCCTGCCGGACGTCAGGGATTGCGCCGACGAGTTCGGTGAAACGACGCCAGACCTGTTTGGTGCCGCAATCCCGATCCTCGGCGTTGCAGGCGACCAACAGGCGGCGACCATCGGAAACGCGTGTTTTGCACCGGGCATGATGAAATCGACCTACGGCACCGGCTGTTTCGCGCTGCTCAACACGGGCGTGGAAAGGGTCAACTCCTCCCACCGCATGCTGACGACGATCGCCTATCGTCTCGACGGCGTGACCACCTATGCCCTCGAGGGCTCGATCTTCATCGCCGGCGCTGCCGTGCAGTGGTTGAGGGACGGGTTGGGGATCATCAGCAAGGCATCCGAGGCTGGCGAGCTTGCCGATGCAGCCGATGAGGAGCAGCAAGTCTACATCGTGCCGGCCTTCACCGGTCTTGGCGCGCCCTACTGGGATGCCGAGGCGCGCGGCGCGATCTTCGGCCTGACGCGCAACAGCGGCCCGGCCGAAATTGCCCGAGCCGTGCTGGAGGCGGTCGCCTACCAGACGATGGACCTGCTTTTCGCCATGAAGCGCGATTGGGGCGGCCACGATGTCGAGACAGTGCTGCGCGTCGATGGGGGCATGGCAGCCTCCGACTGGACGATGCAGCGTCTAGCCGACATCATTTCGAGCTCCGTCGATCGCGCCGCGATACTGGAAACCACCGCGCTCGGTGCCGCCTGGCTCGCCGGCCACAAGGCCAAGGTCTGGCCGGACCAGAAGGAGTTCGCCGAACGCTGGAATTGCGACCGGCGTTTCGAGCCATCGATGAGCGAGAGCAATCGCCAGGCAAAGATCGCCGGCTGGCGCGATGCGGTGTCACGCACGCTGACGGGTGGGTAG